AGCGAATAGGATACGGCACAAAACTACGAAAAAGTACACGCTTAATCGCTGCACCTGAAACAATAGAATAAGCACTCTCTTCTCTACGAATGGGAAGAGTCATCAACTCAGAAACTTTCCCTTTATCAATTCTTTTTAAAAAGGCTTCTGCATTATCTAATACAGAAAAGCCTTCTTTTATGCGTAGAGTAAAGTGCTGTTGATCCATGTAAAACTGGATAGACTCAATCCCCTTTTCATCTCTCGCCAAGGAACGAAGATAGTCTTGAATATCCAAGGTGAGTGAAAAAGAAGATGATAGTCGGATATGTTGGTATCCTCTATGTAGCACTTTAAAAGACATATTATTCTCCTATAAGGCTATCTAATTGCTCTTCTTTTTTCTCTTGCTCGTACAAATATTTGGCATCTTGCAAGACATCGTCTCCATGTTGTTTCACAACAGAAACAGATGCATCTAGCCCGTCTTTCAACTTGTAAGCCTTAGCCAAAGCTTTAGAATAACCTTTTTTAGCTTCCTTACTTGCCAAGATTTTCAAACCAAGGGTACCAAATGCGACACCACCCAAAAAGAGTGATGATTTTTTCGCAACTTTTGCAACGGTTAATACTTCTTTTAACATACTTATTTCCTCCTTATCATTATTATATAGAAATTTAGATATAAAAGCAATTTTATTCTATAAATTGGAGAATTAGTTTTATTTCTACTGAATCTCCCATCTACTTATTTCTAAAGTTGCTTTCATTTGCCTCTTTTGATACACTTAAACTATGAATACAAACCTCAAACCCAAACTTCAGCGTTTTGCTTCTGCGACTGCCTTTTCCTGCCCTATCTGCCAAGAAAATCTGGCCTTGGTAGAGTCTAGCCTCAAGTGTAGCAACCGCCATTCTTTTGATCTGGCAAAATTCGGCTATGTCAACTTGGCTCCGCAAATCAAGCAATCTGCCAACTACGACAAGGAAAACTTCCAAAACCGCCAGCAAATTCTTGAAGCTGGTTTTTATCAGGCTATTTTAGAAGGTATCTCGGACTTACTAACAACTAATCCATCCGCAAAAACAGTCTTGGATATCGGTTGTGGCGAAGGTTTCTACTCTCGTAAACTCCAAGAAAGTCACTCTGATAAAATCTTCTATTCCTTTGATATTTCCAAAGATTCCGTCCAAATCGCTGCTAAGAGTGAACCCAACTGGGCAGTCAATTGGTTTGTCGGTGACCTGGCTCGACTTCCTATAAAAGATGCTAGCATGGATATCCTGCTTGATATCTTCTCGCCTGCCAACTACGGAGAATTTCAAAGAGTATTATCAAAAGACGGCATCTTGATCAAGGTCATCCCAACCGAAAATCACCTCAAGGAAATCCGCCAAATGGTGCAAGACCAGCTGACTAAGAAGGATTATTCCAACCAAGATATCAAGGAACATTTCCAGGAACACTTCAACATCCAATCTCACCAAACAGCCTCCCTGACCAAGCCCATCACAGCAGATCAACGCCAAGCCCTGCTCAGCATGACGCCCCTTCTCTTTCATGTTGACCAGACCAAGATTGACTGGAGCCAACTGACCGAGATTACCATCGAAGCAGAGATTCTGGTCGGAAAAGCACTGTAAATT
This window of the Streptococcus sp. D7B5 genome carries:
- a CDS encoding DUF6110 family protein, which translates into the protein MLKEVLTVAKVAKKSSLFLGGVAFGTLGLKILASKEAKKGYSKALAKAYKLKDGLDASVSVVKQHGDDVLQDAKYLYEQEKKEEQLDSLIGE
- a CDS encoding putative RNA methyltransferase gives rise to the protein MNTNLKPKLQRFASATAFSCPICQENLALVESSLKCSNRHSFDLAKFGYVNLAPQIKQSANYDKENFQNRQQILEAGFYQAILEGISDLLTTNPSAKTVLDIGCGEGFYSRKLQESHSDKIFYSFDISKDSVQIAAKSEPNWAVNWFVGDLARLPIKDASMDILLDIFSPANYGEFQRVLSKDGILIKVIPTENHLKEIRQMVQDQLTKKDYSNQDIKEHFQEHFNIQSHQTASLTKPITADQRQALLSMTPLLFHVDQTKIDWSQLTEITIEAEILVGKAL